Proteins encoded together in one Corallococcus soli window:
- a CDS encoding zf-HC2 domain-containing protein codes for MSRPTPHLTRDRTEQYLLGALPPEAAAELEAHTLTCDACARLLQEEALLDEQLYEVAAAASREAVVLRPARWHRPVAAAAALMAVAASVFLMLRPTEAPRPDPVLPIAAVREAPPEDDAEPRDIVVACPDLATQEHCLRSASARGLLVYHPGGLGEVPRYDASTLRPEVALSSRPAAL; via the coding sequence ATGTCTAGGCCCACGCCCCACCTCACCCGCGACCGCACGGAGCAGTACCTGCTGGGCGCGTTGCCCCCGGAGGCCGCGGCGGAGCTGGAGGCCCACACCCTCACCTGCGACGCGTGCGCGCGCCTGCTCCAGGAAGAGGCCCTCCTGGACGAGCAGCTGTACGAGGTCGCCGCCGCCGCGTCGCGAGAGGCCGTCGTGCTACGCCCCGCGCGCTGGCACCGCCCCGTCGCCGCCGCGGCCGCCCTGATGGCGGTGGCCGCCTCCGTGTTCCTGATGCTGCGCCCCACCGAAGCCCCCCGGCCCGACCCCGTCCTCCCCATCGCCGCGGTGCGCGAGGCCCCGCCGGAGGACGACGCGGAGCCCCGGGACATCGTGGTGGCGTGCCCGGACCTGGCCACGCAGGAGCACTGCCTGCGTTCCGCCAGCGCGCGCGGGCTGCTCGTCTACCACCCGGGTGGCCTGGGCGAGGTCCCCCGCTACGACGCCTCCACCCTGCGGCCCGAGGTCGCCCTGAGCTCGCGTCCGGCGGCCCTGTGA
- a CDS encoding RNA polymerase sigma factor, with translation MDAAVQGLGMTTLQSRQETDEAVRPGAAPDEESLSRRALAGERAAWDLLIARHQRRVVVSLLARGLRVDRAQELSQETWARLIQQQQRGLLTELRLPYLALAQASFLASDDARRTRRESVDGTVEDLPERQQPVDPTQSAERRLLSEEQLARAREALAQVSPGARDVFLLACDGQGLPHSEVATRVGLSVQRVRQILCEVRKKLRTALEEDTHV, from the coding sequence ATGGATGCAGCCGTACAGGGTCTTGGGATGACGACGCTCCAGTCGCGTCAGGAGACAGACGAGGCCGTCAGGCCCGGGGCCGCTCCGGATGAGGAGAGCCTGTCTCGACGCGCGCTGGCCGGAGAGCGGGCCGCCTGGGACCTGCTCATCGCGCGCCACCAGCGCCGGGTGGTGGTGTCGCTGCTCGCCCGGGGCCTGCGGGTGGACCGGGCCCAGGAGCTGTCCCAGGAGACGTGGGCCCGCCTCATCCAGCAGCAGCAGCGGGGCCTGCTCACGGAGCTGCGCCTGCCCTACCTCGCGCTCGCCCAGGCGTCCTTCCTCGCCTCGGATGACGCGAGGCGCACGCGGCGTGAATCGGTGGACGGCACGGTGGAGGACCTGCCGGAGCGCCAGCAGCCGGTGGACCCCACGCAGTCCGCGGAGCGGCGCCTGCTCTCCGAGGAGCAGCTTGCCCGGGCCCGCGAAGCGCTCGCCCAGGTGTCGCCGGGCGCGCGCGATGTGTTCCTCCTGGCCTGTGACGGCCAGGGGCTCCCCCATTCCGAGGTCGCCACCCGCGTGGGATTGTCGGTCCAGCGCGTGCGACAGATTTTGTGCGAGGTCCGCAAGAAGCTGCGCACCGCGCTCGAAGAGGACACCCATGTCTAG
- a CDS encoding PaaI family thioesterase translates to MSDTPTSPPSQAQLDRFAEGFNQSLTLRHFGARMSFPEGRKVVVTLPEVKPEHRGGLGTSAVNGGMLAALFDLAIGCTPALRDPTRRCATMQLSMSFERPATGDSLHVEAVIDHGGPTTVFASARLLDSEGRVCARCQGVVRVSSKPWAAGDSPATN, encoded by the coding sequence ATGTCCGACACCCCCACGTCCCCCCCCTCCCAGGCCCAGCTCGACCGCTTCGCGGAAGGCTTCAACCAGAGCCTCACCCTGCGCCACTTCGGCGCCCGGATGTCCTTCCCGGAGGGCCGCAAGGTCGTGGTCACCCTCCCGGAGGTGAAGCCCGAACACCGGGGCGGCCTGGGCACCTCCGCCGTCAACGGCGGCATGCTCGCGGCCCTGTTCGACCTGGCCATCGGGTGCACCCCGGCGCTCCGGGACCCCACCCGCCGCTGCGCCACCATGCAGCTGTCCATGAGCTTCGAGCGCCCCGCCACCGGGGACAGCCTCCACGTGGAGGCCGTCATCGACCACGGCGGGCCCACCACCGTCTTCGCGTCCGCCCGCCTCCTCGACAGCGAGGGCCGCGTGTGCGCCCGCTGCCAGGGCGTCGTGCGCGTCTCCTCCAAGCCCTGGGCCGCCGGCGACAGCCCCGCCACCAACTGA